In a genomic window of Festucalex cinctus isolate MCC-2025b chromosome 11, RoL_Fcin_1.0, whole genome shotgun sequence:
- the LOC144030786 gene encoding inosine-uridine preferring nucleoside hydrolase isoform X1 — protein MAPCAAVLWCSFARRLRSLDVRFHSLRTPAIAHFSSFSYPEGSRMKKKLLLDVDCGVDDAQAIMLALAAPNVDLLGVTCVHGNTTVENVCRNTLRVLQACGRLEIPVFKGAAKALLGNTIDAGHFHGLDGLGDAPDANAPSADLVREEGAVSAMIRIVSENPGEVSLVATAPLTNLALAVRLDPSLPSKLRGLYIMGGNTESRGNATVCGEFNFAADPEAAYIVLNDYRCPTYLACWEFTCYSKLSWEFCDAWLAQPTAKARFMARIFRHSMEASLGERAQKEFVGGSGFVSCDSYAAAAAADDALVTESDSYPVSVELTGTHTRGMMVVDTVGLLNKTHKAHIMKKVDMDKFKEMMMAALR, from the exons ATGGCGCCGTGTGCAGCAGTCTTGTGGTGCAGCTTTGCAAGGAG GTTAAGATCACTGGATGTTCGTTTTCACTCTCTGAGAACACCAGCAATCGCACACTTCAGTTCATTTTCATACCCAGAAG GCTCCAGGATGAAGAAGAAGCTGCTGCTGGATGTGGACTGCGGCGTGGACGACGCGCAGGCCATCATGTTGGCGCTGGCCGCCCCCAACGTGGACCTGCTGGGAGTGACGTGCGTGCACGGAAACACCACCGTGGAGAACGTGTGCAGGAACACGCTGCGGGTTCTGCAAGCTTGCGGACGGCTTGAG ATTCCGGTTTTTAAAGGTGCTGCCAAAGCCCTCCTTGGCAACACAATTGACGCGGGCCACTTCCACGGGCTGGACGGCCTGGGAGACGCCCCCGACGCCAACGCTCCCAGCGCGGACCTGGTGCGGGAGGAGGGCGCCGTGTCGGCGATGATCAGAATCGTCAGCGAGAACCCGGGAGAG GTATCGCTGGTCGCCACGGCGCCACTCACCAACTTGGCCCTGGCTGTCAGGTTGGATCCGTCCTTGCCGAGCAAGCTGCGAGGGCTCTACATCATGGGCGGCAACACTGAAT CGCGAGGGAACGCCACCGTGTGCGGCGAGTTCAACTTTGCGGCCGATCCGGAAGCGGCGTACATCGTGCTCAACGACTACCGCTGCCCAACCTACTTGGCATGCTGGGAGTTTACCTGCTACAGCAAACTATCCTGG GAGTTCTGCGACGCCTGGCTGGCGCAGCCCACGGCCAAAGCTCGCTTCATGGCGCGCATCTTCCGCCACAGCATGGAGGCGTCGCTGGGCGAGCGCGCCCAGAAGGAGTTTGTGGGCGGCAGCGGCTTCGTCTCCTGCGACTCgtacgcggcggcggcggccgccgaCGACGCGTTGGTCACCGAGAGCGACTCCTACCCGGTCAGCGTGGAGCTGACgggcacgcacacgcgcggcaTGATGGTGGTGGATACGGTGGGCTTGCTCAACAAGACTCACAAAGCTCACATCATGAAGAAGGTGGACATGGACAAGTTTAAGGAGATGATGATGGCGGCCTTGAGATAG
- the LOC144030786 gene encoding nucleoside hydrolase isoform X2 has protein sequence MKKKLLLDVDCGVDDAQAIMLALAAPNVDLLGVTCVHGNTTVENVCRNTLRVLQACGRLEIPVFKGAAKALLGNTIDAGHFHGLDGLGDAPDANAPSADLVREEGAVSAMIRIVSENPGEVSLVATAPLTNLALAVRLDPSLPSKLRGLYIMGGNTESRGNATVCGEFNFAADPEAAYIVLNDYRCPTYLACWEFTCYSKLSWEFCDAWLAQPTAKARFMARIFRHSMEASLGERAQKEFVGGSGFVSCDSYAAAAAADDALVTESDSYPVSVELTGTHTRGMMVVDTVGLLNKTHKAHIMKKVDMDKFKEMMMAALR, from the exons ATGAAGAAGAAGCTGCTGCTGGATGTGGACTGCGGCGTGGACGACGCGCAGGCCATCATGTTGGCGCTGGCCGCCCCCAACGTGGACCTGCTGGGAGTGACGTGCGTGCACGGAAACACCACCGTGGAGAACGTGTGCAGGAACACGCTGCGGGTTCTGCAAGCTTGCGGACGGCTTGAG ATTCCGGTTTTTAAAGGTGCTGCCAAAGCCCTCCTTGGCAACACAATTGACGCGGGCCACTTCCACGGGCTGGACGGCCTGGGAGACGCCCCCGACGCCAACGCTCCCAGCGCGGACCTGGTGCGGGAGGAGGGCGCCGTGTCGGCGATGATCAGAATCGTCAGCGAGAACCCGGGAGAG GTATCGCTGGTCGCCACGGCGCCACTCACCAACTTGGCCCTGGCTGTCAGGTTGGATCCGTCCTTGCCGAGCAAGCTGCGAGGGCTCTACATCATGGGCGGCAACACTGAAT CGCGAGGGAACGCCACCGTGTGCGGCGAGTTCAACTTTGCGGCCGATCCGGAAGCGGCGTACATCGTGCTCAACGACTACCGCTGCCCAACCTACTTGGCATGCTGGGAGTTTACCTGCTACAGCAAACTATCCTGG GAGTTCTGCGACGCCTGGCTGGCGCAGCCCACGGCCAAAGCTCGCTTCATGGCGCGCATCTTCCGCCACAGCATGGAGGCGTCGCTGGGCGAGCGCGCCCAGAAGGAGTTTGTGGGCGGCAGCGGCTTCGTCTCCTGCGACTCgtacgcggcggcggcggccgccgaCGACGCGTTGGTCACCGAGAGCGACTCCTACCCGGTCAGCGTGGAGCTGACgggcacgcacacgcgcggcaTGATGGTGGTGGATACGGTGGGCTTGCTCAACAAGACTCACAAAGCTCACATCATGAAGAAGGTGGACATGGACAAGTTTAAGGAGATGATGATGGCGGCCTTGAGATAG
- the coa5 gene encoding cytochrome c oxidase assembly factor 5, which yields MPKYYEDKEEDKRACAGLREDFKACLLQHDCVIKEGKMPSECLKEGHCKPLHTSFFECKRSMLDARSRFRGRKGN from the exons ATGCCGAAATATTACGAGGATAAAGAGGAAGACAAGCGAGCATGTGCTGGGTTAAGAGAGGATTTCAAGGCATGTCTCCTTCAACATGACTGCGTCATTAAG GAGGGAAAGATGCCCAGTGAGTGCTTGAAGGAAGGCCACTGCAAACCCTTGCACACATCATTCTTTGAGTGCAAGAGGTCGATG CTGGACGCAAGGTCAAGATTCCGAGGAAGAAAAGGAAATTAA